TCGCTACCTTACTTTTACAGGAAATGCGATTAGCGATCAGCCTTTAATGAATAGAACCAATGAAGCGCTCACCTTCTTGAACAGATACATGAAAAAAAGTAGTTTCATAGAATCTGAGAATGTTGGTTTCACAGTTAATAACAATTTCGATATTATCGTCACCGCCAGAAAAGCCAAGAATAGCGAGAAATTTATAGCTCTTTTTGACAAAGGTGACATTTCTGGTTATGGCAGCCCTTCAGAAGCTGACCAAGCACTTTGTAATATCCTAGCTTTCTACACCGGCGGAGATATCGAACAAATAGACAGTCTGTTTAGACAATCCAAGCTATACCGGGAGAAATGGGATCGTGATGATTACCGCACATCGACTATGGAAAAAGCCATTGAAGGCTGTCATGACCAGTTCTATACAGGCAGCAAAGACAGACCCTCTTACATCTATTACGATGAGCGCTCCAAACGCATGAAGGTCAACTGTCCTTTGCTGGCAAGTTACGTCCGGGAGAACCTTCATTACATCTTCGTTCGTGATAGTGCCAAAGGCGGAGTTTTACGATATGTCTACGAGGATGGATGTTACCGACTTTATGCGGATGAAATGCTAAAAGGCATCATCAAGAATTACATTACTGCCTTTGATGAAAGTATCTTGCAGATGCGAGATGTGAACGAGGTCTTTGGACAGATCACCACAGATTTGAAATTCAAAACCCATGAGGAGCTGAATGCCGATGAGGATATCATCAATTTCCAAAATGGCATTCTTAGGCTTTCTGATATGAAGCTACTACCCCACAGCCCTAATGTGTTAAGTACCATTCAGATTCCTTGTGATTGGCTGGGAGCACCTAAACCCACACCGGTCTTTGATCAGTTCATGACTGATCTCACCAACAGTGATGCGGAAGTGGAGAATCTGCTTCTGGAGTTTATGGGAGCGACTCTCTCCAATGTAAAAGGCCATCGCATGAAGAAATCACTCTTCATGGTCGGCAAAGGCGATACTGGGAAGTCACAGCTAAAGATCCTGACAGAACGGTTACTTGGAAGTGGCAACTTCATCGGGATTGATCTAAAAGAGATAGAGTCCCGGTTTGGCACCGGTAATCTCTACAATAAGCGACTTGCAGGTAGCTCCGATATGAGTTTCTTGACCGTTGGTGAACTTCGCATCTTCAAACAATGTACCG
This genomic stretch from Metabacillus sp. B2-18 harbors:
- a CDS encoding DNA primase family protein is translated as MEIYIGGLTSRYLTFTGNAISDQPLMNRTNEALTFLNRYMKKSSFIESENVGFTVNNNFDIIVTARKAKNSEKFIALFDKGDISGYGSPSEADQALCNILAFYTGGDIEQIDSLFRQSKLYREKWDRDDYRTSTMEKAIEGCHDQFYTGSKDRPSYIYYDERSKRMKVNCPLLASYVRENLHYIFVRDSAKGGVLRYVYEDGCYRLYADEMLKGIIKNYITAFDESILQMRDVNEVFGQITTDLKFKTHEELNADEDIINFQNGILRLSDMKLLPHSPNVLSTIQIPCDWLGAPKPTPVFDQFMTDLTNSDAEVENLLLEFMGATLSNVKGHRMKKSLFMVGKGDTGKSQLKILTERLLGSGNFIGIDLKEIESRFGTGNLYNKRLAGSSDMSFLTVGELRIFKQCTGGDSIFAEFKGQNGFEFIYKGLFWFCMNRLPKFGGDDGKWVYDRIMQVNCNNVIPKDKQDKRLLDKMYAERDGIVYKTIMALKQVIKNGYTFTEPQCVENARAMYMADNNTIIAFFNECMQTRPFEKIKDSCTTGRVYKVYKAWCVDNNHGYAKTAKEFRDELAEYLDTTFADMTVRRGKGGTFYRSYTLTDEAKITYQSAYGYDELPLLSSN